The Primulina tabacum isolate GXHZ01 chromosome 1, ASM2559414v2, whole genome shotgun sequence genome contains the following window.
GGTTAGAGATCAGTCTGGTGACAAAGCTGACATAGCTCCCCAGACTCACTTCTCTGACTTAATTGCAATTGAAATATACAAGATTGCATTTCTTCTTTTGAAGTTTCTATGTATACAAGCTGAAAGTGCTTCAAGAACAGCAGAGGAGGTCGGTTTTGTCGACCTTGCACATTTTCCAGAGCTTCCAATGCCTGATATCTTGCGTGGCCTGCAGGTGATTGACTCTCTTTTGCCTTCTCATTCGTTCCTTGGATAaagaaattgcattattttccAAGATATGCGTGGACATATgctattattttgtttttaatctTACCTTTTACATTTGGTAATTTTTTGTCCCGCTTGATATTTTCCTACAGGATCAAGGGATTTCAATCGTGACTGAACTATGCACAGCCTGCAAAACAAAGCCGCTTACACGAGAAATACAGAATACATGCGGCTTAATGTTACAAATAACCGTCATGGCATTGCACTTAGAGTATTGTGTCATACAAATATGTGGCATCAGGCCTGTATTAGGCCATGTTGAGACCTTCTCGAAGGAACTTCGGTTGCTGATTAGAGGTATGATTCACTCCTTTCCTGCATTTTCTTTAGATTTGagttgtaaaaaaaaatattcaatggTTCGCCCGGTCGAATTTGCAGCAACGGAGGGCCATCTCTTCCTTAAAGAGTCATTACGAGATCTGAGGCAAATAGTATCTTATGTCTATCCAGAATTAGAAGCCTCCTATTGAGGAGATCGTAGGTAGATGTAATCACGCAGTGTTGTAAAATTCATTGTACCGAACCTTTGTCAAGCCTACTATTTTAGCTCCAAACCaacttttgtatttttttttttataaaaaaaagtgGGACATTTAGACTTCTAGTCGTTTTTGTACAATATTGTGTTGCATCATGCTATTCTTGTATTTGTAAGTTCGAATCATCAAATGATAACGAGTGAATTGAAAAAAACTCCAATTATATAAGATAATGTTTagtaaaaaacataaaaacttTTATGAGATCAGCTCACATGTCAACTTTCGTGAGACGGATTTTCGATCTCATTTaacttataaaaaatataatttttatgtcaaaatattatttttcattgtagatgtggattaattgatttgtctCACGAATATAATTTTACGAGACGTCTCTCACAATGACTATTCTTAAAAAAATGTTATATATTCGTTTAATACTGATTTTTATAAAgagtttttccaaattttttaaacttgTGCCAGATGAAATTAGGTGGTGCTATGttactttcttttttgttttgcaAATATAATAATGCCTAATTGAAAATCTATAGAAATATGGTTATCTTTATTAGATTcataatatgtatatgtatataatataaGTATGGACATAACTGTTCTGGATAAGATTATAATAattgtataatatatatttaaattgttgCTCTAAATcgttgaaaaaataaaatgaaaatatatttggGTTCTTAAGTgcgattttaattttttttaaatgaataaaatCTTCAACGCGTATGACATGCGCGAATACTACTTACTTTAACTACAATGAAGTAAAACCAAACATAAATCCAGCCCAACCTATCATATCTTTCATGGCTAACTCTCACTTGGTTGAATCATCATTTTTCAATGCCTTTTCATATGTCTCTGGTTTACCTTTATCTGTCAGTAAAATATAATGAAGTGCAGGAAATGTATTTCAGGTGGGCTAATTGTTCTCAAAGATCTTCTGAGTTCAATAACCGAATTTTGTtggtcatcatcttgtgcagtttcttcttcatcttctcgATTACTGCTTTTTATTCATTCACGGGCATATTTGTCAATGACACTTCATCATTCTTCTTGAATTCAGGACATTCATTTCAGGTCTAATGATTGACTTGTCCTTGTGCAATACATGCTAATTGAATATTAAATCTCTGCTCCAAATTATATTCCGATTTTGGTCATCTCAAAAAGGTTAACCAAACTCATCATCACCACAATCAACTCTTTTTTTTTGTTCTCTCTATGATTTGAGAAGATCCGATGATAGACAATTGAGTAAATGAGCTCAATTTATATATGCAATCTTCCATGTGAACAAATGAATCAATTTTCCTTCACCAACCAAATTTGgctaacgaattcagctttcacATCTGGAGCAGTTAGATGTAAAGACGGTGTTTCTTCATGGTGACCtagatgaaaaaaattatatgaagCAGCCACAAAGCTTTGAAGTACGGGGAAAAGAGAAAATGATgtgcaaacttcagaagagcttgtacggtctcaaacaagctccaagacactggtacaagaagtttgatggaTTAATGAGTATAATGGTTTTCTAAGGTGTCGGGCTGATTATTGTTatatgaagaagtttgatagttCACATATCATTCTATtgctatatgtagatgatatgttgATAGTAGGAGCTTATCTGGGGGAGATTGAAAAACTAAAAAaagttatttaaaaaattctcTATGAAGGATTTGGGTGATGCAAAGAAAATCCTTGGAATAAGGATCTTACGAGACCGAGTGAATGGATCTTGAAGATATCTCAAGAAGACTATGTGAAAAAGGCGATTCTTGGATTTAACATGGATGAAGTTACACATGTGAATACTCTTTTGTCTAGTCACTTTAAACTATCCAAATCACAATCACCATCGATGTAGCATGAGCAAATTTATATTAACAaggttccttatgcttctgTTGTCGAAAGCCTCATGTATGCAATGATATGCACAAGACTAGACTCTGTTGTCGAAAGCCTCATGTATGCAATGATATGCACAAGACTAGACATAGCACATGCAGCGAGAGTTGTGAGCAAGTTTATGAGCAATCCGGGAAAACAACACTGGGAAGTAGTTAAATGAATTCTCAGGTACTTGAAAGATACTGTTAGTTTATCTTTATGCTTCAAGATATCAAATTTGGGCTTACAAGGTTTTGTCGATGTCGACATGGGTGGTGACCTAGATGGCAGGAAAAGTACCATTGGGTATGTGTTCATATTAGATGGTACGACAATAAGCTGGATATCTAAGTTGCAAAAAATAGTTACGCTTTCGACTATTGAAGTTGAGTATGTTGCATGCTACAGAAGCAATCAAGGAGATGATATGGTTAAGATACTTCCTGTAAGAATTTGGGTCATAAGGCTTGAAGGTAGAATGTCAtactgtgacagtcagagtgctatTCATCTAGCAAAAAATTCTGTTTATCATGCTATGCCAAAACATATACAAGTTTGGTTGATGTTTGAGAAGATTCCTAGAAGTAAAAATCCATCCGATATGTTCACAATAACTGTAACaattgacaaactgaagttgtgttcAATTTCAGTTGGACTGCAAGTATAAATGAGGATATGTTTGAAGACatgattaaaatcaaattttcaagtgggagaacattatgTGAGATGAGCTACTTGATGGTTGGTGGATGTGGACAACTTCTTTTGACTGAAGAAGAGCTCATTTGCTCAATTGTTTACCATCTCAACTTCTCAAAAAATTCTGAGTAAATacaaagaaaataattttttcttgagTGTTGAGTGTTTTTTTGTATGAGTGAGAGAAAATATTGTCTCAGTTATATTCGGAGTTGGGATCGTGAGATATCGAGTATTTTGTTGTAAACACTTGTAAAATTTCTCACTGTTATAAAGATTTGCAGTAGTTCCGTGTGCTTAGTTTATATTGGGTGAACTtagataaatatttatattcttattgattattttattcgacATATTTTATACTTTATTATCACTAATGATCGTCATCGTCTCAAAATACTTCCTCATCGTCTCATTGTATGAGTGATTGTCGTATTTGAATTGCCTTTGAGCTTTCGAGCTATTGGGCTTTAAAGTCATTCATGTCTGAACCCACTCCCAACGTCAGCTGAGCCATTCCGtgttttgttttaaatattaataatttaatatagtgcagacacacacacacacacacagagacATAGTTAACAATTATGGTATTGTGCGTTGTTGTTTTCTCCAATCTTTCTTGTAATGTTTGCATTTGGGAAAGAATTTCCCAAAATGATTTGAAgaaattattttgaaagattGGGGTGTGTGGTTGACATAATAATTTGATTTGGAATTTggtgtttttattttatatttgaatcCTGATTATTATTAGTGAGATACTTTGgaatttcaaatttgatagctgaaataaatattaatgcaataatattttatccttggaaataaatatgtttttggaaaaaaaagttACACCAACAATTAACTTATGGAGTCGTTTGTGTGAATAGGTTTTTTCCTATAATTTATTATGCAaatcaatttttattattattcatgATTAATTTAAAACTAAACATAATCCATTCCTTTTTTGTGAATTGGAAAAttgtaaatatattaaaatatcaacAGTGGATGGTAACAACTAACAAtgtaacaaatttttttttcgatGGTAACAACTaacaatgttttttttttatttatatatctcAATTAAATGAATATTGTGAAATGTGTAAGACGAAATATTTGTCGTTTTACGAAAAGTTATAGTTGGTGACAATGTtgtaattcaaatattataaacCATATAACAGGTCAAACTTCATGTTTTGATTGTTCTACTCAACAAGATCGATTATTACACGCCAAAAATCTCATTTCAAATCATTGCATTCCTTGTAATTTAATGAGAAGTGAACTCGTGCGTTGGTTTTGATATCAATTGTAGAATTGATTTTCCGTTGTATCAAAAGATATAATTGGtagttaaaaatgatttaaatattttaaattgtacaaCAAATGTAGCACCATGTTTTGTTTCTATATTTTGctttttgaataatttttttttaaatgcgtaTGAAACATCAAACAAACCTGTATATTTGGAAGTGAGTAATAAAGAGATACATATACTACTTCTCCGTATATTTATAATTGTGTATTTTTCAAACAGATTAAAGaatatgttaaaaataaattgaaaatttttattttacttttattaatgaaaattttaataagataaaaaaattgttgaaaATAGTTAATGTATTTaatgataaatataaataaataaaaaataaaataattttaagtataaaaactaaattatatatttaagattaataaaaataaaataagatatttatatttaacagtgaaatataataaatgattaaaattcaGGACTCATGGAATGTGCCCAAACAGTGTCGGCCCCTACAGACTGCTTGCAGCATATCaaaactttatatatatatatcatggaCATTATCTAATAGTACAAACTTCAGTTAGATTCAGGCATGCTACACTCGTAATCGCAAGAATGTGGTTTTTTAAcactaaattaaatttaaatttttaactctcataattcaataaaattatatataaatactaataaaaaatatggaaaatcTAATAATAAGAATAAAAACTTATTCGTCAACTAAAaccattttttcaaaaaaaataaaaaaaaaatgacatcATATATATCGCATGTGCGATCGCTAGTCGACATATACGTTATATTAGCTTAATAAACAAATTAAAGTGGGACATTATGTGGAGCGGTTGATGTGATTCAAAATTTGTCACACATTCTTTTTCGTAATAtatattctttttctttttggaattatcatataataataataataataataataataataacacacgGCTCCACCGAGCCGACGATTTTATGCCCAACCACGCCGTATAATTTCTCTGAGTCATctgtaatttatttatttttttcattaaagTTTTGTAAAAGTAGCATTTTAATTTATTCACTTTTGGAACCTACTTTTCAACATGCATACCATTAGATTATATAATAaacgacaaaaacttgtgtgagacgatctcatggatcgtattttgtgggaaaaatctcttatttgagtcatccatgaaaaaatattattttttatgctaagagtattgatttttattgtgaatgtcggtagggttgacatgtctcacagataaatattcgtgagatcgtatcacaaaagatctactcataataaacataagaaattaaAGCTCATAATTCATTAGTTAACTTCTTTCTTGTGTGTCTCTGTTTCCTTTTCAATTTCCTAtgtcaaattatttttaatttaagccaagttttcgaaattaaaattttcatgcacaTATTATTTTATCGCACTGTACCTGTGGTTTCTGATTCATCTATCAAGTCTCAGCCGTGTTCCGTGggaaatataattaatttaaagaaaatatataataaaaattgatATTCTAACATTtccttttatattattaaattaaagtaTATGCATATAGAAACTAACAAGTCTCGTAAATTTATACAGGTGAGATGAGTCAACTCAATTTATATTtatcatgaaaattattattttttatataaaaattaatatgttCATTTGGGTCGGCTCGAATACcatgttattttttttgtacaCATAGATTTAtacatttatttatatttatacaaTGATAATTAGACACTCGATTAAGTtagttttataatttcaaaaataatataaaagtgtAACCTGGTTACACATTCCAAGCAAATCGTGCCAAAGGTAAAATGAAGATCTACTTGGTGGACCGTGACTGCAAATTAGAGCTTGTGATACAACTTTTTTTTATTGACGAAAATCTGTGTGTGACGATTTTACGGgtcgggtcgtattttgtgagatgagtcttttatttgggtcatccatgaaaaaatattactttttatgctaagaatattactttttattatgaaaatCGATAGGATTAATTTACCTCAGATTCGTGAAACTGTGTCAAAATAGACCTAAtctttttaaaatgatgattggTGGCATTGGGCTTGAAAGAATGGCGCATAACTTTCCAGCTCAGCCGCCAAGCCAAGCCAAGCCCGACAATAATACAGCTGAttccaactcacttccatgtcTGAATGAGAAATTTCTCCTCCGTGGAGCCCCCGGTAGTTCCCGACGAGTAGCCTGCCTACTTTCAAACGGTAGTCACCTTATTCTTTGTTTTATCCTTTGATGATCAATTATTTGCTGCCGAAACAGCTTAAATTGATTGGCGGGAAACCCATTTTGTCGGAACCTTAGGATGACATTTTGCGGCTGTTTTACAGTGATTTGGGATGTTTGAACTTGTATTGTGGTGTTTGTTTTTAACTTGAGATCAACTGTTGTGAATAGATAGAGAAGCTCTCTCTGTGCTTGCTTATGTATAGAGAGAAATGGGGGCTTCGGATAATACGAGGGGTTTGATTTTGGCAATGTTGTCAAGTTTGTTTATTGGAGCCAGCTTTatcttgaagaagaaaggtCTACAGAGAGCAGCAGCTGCTGGTACACGCGCAGGTGTGATTAATTTGTTCATGAAGTTCTACgggtttttattttcaagtgGAAATGTTTAAACTATCTCGCAATATTTTGATGCTTTTTCGAGGCTAATTTTCACTCAAATTGCGATATTTCAAACACTGGAGTCAGCTGGAAGGAATTTATAGTTTTGGGAACCAGAATTGATCtcctcttgaattattattaataCATAAAAGTAATATGTGATCTGATCATGTGTATAAATGGATAGATTCTCAAGATAAAAGGTAATTTCTATTAACGTTAGGGGAATAAGTAGTGGATTATCATTGCTTTCTTTACTGATCTATGAATAAGTATCAGACTACTGAGTCCTAGTCAAAATCATTGGCAAGTGATTTCAGTTATTTTTTAGGAATATTTGTTGACTGCTGGATGAAAAGTTTGGAAACAAAAAGTTTGCATTAGTTGTGAGTCATGAAACGGAGTTAGACAGGTGGGATTTGAAAGAATTGTTTATACTGTTTGGAATGTAGTTTCTTGGAGAGTACAACAATGTGAAATTGTGGAATAGTAGTGTGCAAGTAACTGAGAACGGAGTGATAGAAACCATGGCAGCTTCGTTTCGTCGGCGGCAATGTGTGGAGTGATGTATGCTTAGCGTGTGTATGGAAACTCCAGTTGATGAACATAGTCTAATCTGCTATGATTTGCTTTGTTTTAACAAGTCACAATTTCTCTCTCTTAACTGCCAAATCTTTTTATGGTATAACCATAATTTGTGTTTCTCGTATTTAAGGTGTTGGAGGCTACACTTACTTACTAGAACCTCTTTGGTGGGCTGGCATGATTACGAGTTAGTAGGATCTTTACATTTTTCTCTTCTGCTCTATTCTGACCACGCATCAGTAACCTTGTAACCTTCATCTTGCTGTGCAGTGATTGGCGGAGAGGTGGCTAATTTTGTTGCTTATATTTATGCCCCAGCTGTCCTCATTACTCCTCTTGGTGCACTGAGTATTATTATCAGGtagattttaattaatttttttaaattatgaaaacaTTGAACTTTATAAGGATGTCTTGACCAGCCCTTTTTTATGACTTCAAAAGTGCTGTTCTAGCGCACTTTATGTTGAGGGAACGACTGCAAAAGATGGGCATAGTGGGATGTATCGCTTGCATCGTTGGTTCTGTAATAATTGTTATTCATGCTCCTCAAGAGCAAACTCCAACTTCTGTACAAGAAGTCTGGATTTTGGCCATTCAACCAGGTTCCTGAACCCTACtcatcaattttcttttcttcttttcacGTGTACTGCCATTAACGCGCATATTGTTTATTTATACTCATTGTCTTGTGCACAGCATTTATGATATATGTAGCAGCTACGGTATCCATTGTACTTGCCCTGACGCTTCATTTTGAGCCTCTTTACGGGCAAACCAACATAGTGGTTTACTTGGGGATTTGTTCCTTAATGGGTGCCCTAACGGTACTTTCCATCACATTACATCATTTTGAGCTGACTTGGGCTTTTGTATTGCTTGATGAAGCAGCCTATGTTTTCTAGCTTGTCGTATATTTGGTAATTTCACTCAGGTTGTGAGCATAAAGGCGATAGGAATCGCAATAAAGCTCACTTTGGAGGGAATCAATCAATTCGCATATGCTCAGACTTGGTTTTTCCTTTCAGTAGCAGTTATATGTGTCATCACACAGTTGAACTATCTGAATAAGGTAGCCATAATATAGTTACTTTGTGAATGTTTTGATTTTTGCATCTTGATCTTAGAAAAATTGCAACTTTTGTGTAATTATATCGTGTTTTGATATCTTATCTAGCTGGCCATGTACTTTTTCTTCGTTATTTTGTAGAAAGAAATTGCTGTTGGTTGTCTCATTCCGAATTTGTATGTTCAGGCACTTGACACTTTCAATGCGGCCCTTGTTTCTCCAATATATTATGTGATGTTCACAACTCTGACTATTATTGCAAGCGCAATAATGTTTAAGGTAACATTGTCTTGGAAGTCATATTTTGTAAACTCTGTTGAATGTTAATACGCTGACAATATTGTTGTCTTATGTTTGCAGGACTGGTCAGGTCAAGACTTGAGCAGCATTACCTCTGAGATATGTGGATTTATCACGGTTCTCTCAGGAACCGTAATACTTCACACTACAAGAGAAGAGGAGCCTGCACCTCCTGCTGGTAATATATCCTTATCTTGAGCCAATCCATATCCACAACTTCCGGATATGGATACTTGAAAAAAGATTTTCAGATTCttgttccttttcctttttccccGTGGATTTTTGACAGAATTCAATGTTTAGATAAATGAAGGCATTGATTGTAAAATGCTGCGCAGGAAACATAACATGGTATGATGTGGATTCCTCAAAAGGTCTGGAAGAGGCTCATTTGATTACACTCCATAATCCTGATTACTTTACTTAAAAAAcagttgtattttttttttagacaAACAGAAATTGAAACGTTACGGCCATGGAATCACCTCATAGGCCCATGTTCTCGTGTTTGGTTAACGGGTTTGTTGCACAGTTAAACATCATTTTTCATTAGGAAAATTCGTGTCCACCTCGATGCACCTTTTCTTGGAAGTAAAGGGCCAAAGGAAGTTTGAACACTGTAAACATACGTGGGGTGTGGCTTTCGAAAGCTTGAAGGAACTTTTGATCAATGAAGTCTCACCAAATGGAATTTTTAAGTACATATTTACCTTTTGGTTGCATTTAAATCCTATTTGGACAAAGGTTTTTAGTTTTGAGGTTGTAATGGTACCAACGGTGTAGTGGCTCATGTGTTGTTGAACTTCTGATTAGTGTTGTTCATTTTTGTGTATATGAAATATGTTGAAAAGATTCATAGAAATATATAATATGGTTCGTTATAAAGTAACTATTAATGCTGTGGATTAAACAATTCTATTATTATTACTAAGCAAAAACTTGTCTGAGACGGTGTCATATGttgtattttgtaagacagatatcttatttgggtcatccatgaaaaaatattattttttatgttaagaatattattttttattgtgaatatcgataaggttgatctgtctcacagataaaaattcgtgagctcgtttcataagagacctactgttattactattattatacCAATACTCACACAGTGAAATTTTAACGTTTCGATCATCAACACATAatgttaaatttaattaaaatatgaggatatatataatataataatatttggaTACGAGGAGAATTATTATGTATTGAAGATACACTAACTCCTTCGTAATAGTATTATttgtataatattaatataaaattactccattttacaagaaaatatgTGATTGCGGGAATTTTTTTGTCCTCCTTAAACTatggggtttttttttttaaaagaatattattaaaattaaattttgtttaCCAAACTATAATAAAATGGGAGAATTTTAAAAACTATGATAAATGTAAATCCGATTAATTGTTCCTTGGATGCTtctctgatatatatatattttttttaaaatggccATATTTTGGCTGTATTTTGGCaattgcaaatttttttttttttgatgaaAAAGGAATGTTCCACCTATATCATGGTACATATGTGTATAATTTACATTTTCTAATTTATTAATAtcttgcattattttaattaaaaaaactcCAGaatataaccttattttttgattaaatttattttttaaaaaaactcattACTATTGCAATgaaaattattgttattattattataataatttcataaaatttatgTAGTACCTCAATCCACGTGTAAAAAgttaatatttataaaatgagtttataattatATAACGAAGAACTTTTgttaatcattttcataaataagaaATAAGAAATAAGAAATAGTCGCTACTTGAATCCATTGAACAATCACGCTAACATGAATGTTCATTCACGACCTGTCGGTCTGTCTGCTGATGTTTACAGTTAACtaatgcaaaaaataaaaaataatgttgataaaaaaaataaaaatcgtaatatcaaTGTATAAAGAAAATTTAATGGATTGGGTTGGGAAAATCCCAACCGATTAAAAGTCGGGCCTCCGTAGTCCGGCCAGTGTGGGTCGCAGGCCTAAAGCGGGCCAG
Protein-coding sequences here:
- the LOC142541175 gene encoding putative magnesium transporter NIPA6, whose product is MGASDNTRGLILAMLSSLFIGASFILKKKGLQRAAAAGTRAGVGGYTYLLEPLWWAGMITMIGGEVANFVAYIYAPAVLITPLGALSIIISAVLAHFMLRERLQKMGIVGCIACIVGSVIIVIHAPQEQTPTSVQEVWILAIQPAFMIYVAATVSIVLALTLHFEPLYGQTNIVVYLGICSLMGALTVVSIKAIGIAIKLTLEGINQFAYAQTWFFLSVAVICVITQLNYLNKALDTFNAALVSPIYYVMFTTLTIIASAIMFKDWSGQDLSSITSEICGFITVLSGTVILHTTREEEPAPPAGNITWYDVDSSKGLEEAHLITLHNPDYFT